The Triticum dicoccoides isolate Atlit2015 ecotype Zavitan chromosome 6A, WEW_v2.0, whole genome shotgun sequence genome has a window encoding:
- the LOC119319199 gene encoding WAT1-related protein At3g30340-like isoform X4, which yields MGWIELLKPVAAMIAFDTLFAVMTVLVKKALDDGLNPVVLIALRQLVGAAFLAPIAYFKERNARPRFTKEIFAYLFMSALLGALFAQYLFFLGLSYTTATLAATVSNMTPIFTFLIAVPLRSETVDVRSKAGLAKIAGTLASVSGAILLSLYKGAALTHTASSTQEHGENSTTGNSGSKGRWLLGSALLLLNCITFSLWMLLQGKLTKKYPAVISSTAFMALISSLQAGALAVTTQRHLSVWLLRGSIQIATVLFAGVGVSGIGYVLMTWCIEKRGPVFTAGFLPLIQIIAGVLDLLVLHEQLYVGRSGSR from the exons ATGGGGTGGATTGAGCTGCTGAAGCCGGTGGCGGCCATGATCGCCTTCGACACGCTCTTTGCGGTGATGACAGTGCTGGTGAAGAAAGCGCTCGATGACGGCCTGAACCCTGTCGTTCTTATCGCCCTTCGGCAGCTTGTCGGCGCAGCTTTCCTGGCGCCGATTGCCTACTTCAAAGAAAG GAATGCAAGACCAAGATTCACAAAGGAGATCTTTGCCTACTTGTTCATGAGTGCTCTACTTGG GGCACTATTCGCTCAGTATCTGTTCTTCTTGGGCTTGAGCTACACCACTGCAACACTGGCTGCAACTGTCTCCAATATGACCCCAATCTTCACCTTCCTGATCGCCGTCCCTCTTCG GTCGGAAACAGTAGATGTGAGGAGCAAGGCGGGTCTGGCGAAGATCGCAGGAACACTAGCGTCTGTCAGTGGTGCGATACTGCTGAGCCTGTACAAGGGTGCTGCCCTGACTCACACAGCATCTTCGACCCAAGAACACGGTGAAAATAGCACAACGGGCAACAGTGGCAGCAAGGGAAGATGGTTGCTGGGCTCGGCGTTGCTGCTGCTGAACTGCATCACGTTCTCATTATGGATGCTGCTGCAAGGGAAGCTCACCAAGAAGTACCCTGCAGTCATCTCCAGCACTGCATTCATGGCCTTGATCAGCTCACTGCAAGCAGGGGCACTGGCAGTCACCACCCAAAGGCACCTCTCAGTTTGGCTGCTCCGAGGAAGTATACAGATTGCAACCGTTCTTTTCGCG GGAGTGGGAGTATCGGGGATAGGATATGTGCTGATGACCTGGTGCATCGAGAAGAGAGGGCCGGTGTTCACTGCAGGCTTCTTGCCTCTCATTCAGATCATTGCTGGAGTCCTTGATCTCCTCGTCCTTCATGAACAGCTTTACGTGGGAAG GAGTGGAAGCCGGTGA
- the LOC119319199 gene encoding WAT1-related protein At3g30340-like isoform X1 has translation MGWIELLKPVAAMIAFDTLFAVMTVLVKKALDDGLNPVVLIALRQLVGAAFLAPIAYFKERNARPRFTKEIFAYLFMSALLGALFAQYLFFLGLSYTTATLAATVSNMTPIFTFLIAVPLRSETVDVRSKAGLAKIAGTLASVSGAILLSLYKGAALTHTASSTQEHGENSTTGNSGSKGRWLLGSALLLLNCITFSLWMLLQGKLTKKYPAVISSTAFMALISSLQAGALAVTTQRHLSVWLLRGSIQIATVLFAGVGVSGIGYVLMTWCIEKRGPVFTAGFLPLIQIIAGVLDLLVLHEQLYVGSVVGAALVIGGLYLLLWGKSKEASSAAILSEKGLEEDKETQENL, from the exons ATGGGGTGGATTGAGCTGCTGAAGCCGGTGGCGGCCATGATCGCCTTCGACACGCTCTTTGCGGTGATGACAGTGCTGGTGAAGAAAGCGCTCGATGACGGCCTGAACCCTGTCGTTCTTATCGCCCTTCGGCAGCTTGTCGGCGCAGCTTTCCTGGCGCCGATTGCCTACTTCAAAGAAAG GAATGCAAGACCAAGATTCACAAAGGAGATCTTTGCCTACTTGTTCATGAGTGCTCTACTTGG GGCACTATTCGCTCAGTATCTGTTCTTCTTGGGCTTGAGCTACACCACTGCAACACTGGCTGCAACTGTCTCCAATATGACCCCAATCTTCACCTTCCTGATCGCCGTCCCTCTTCG GTCGGAAACAGTAGATGTGAGGAGCAAGGCGGGTCTGGCGAAGATCGCAGGAACACTAGCGTCTGTCAGTGGTGCGATACTGCTGAGCCTGTACAAGGGTGCTGCCCTGACTCACACAGCATCTTCGACCCAAGAACACGGTGAAAATAGCACAACGGGCAACAGTGGCAGCAAGGGAAGATGGTTGCTGGGCTCGGCGTTGCTGCTGCTGAACTGCATCACGTTCTCATTATGGATGCTGCTGCAAGGGAAGCTCACCAAGAAGTACCCTGCAGTCATCTCCAGCACTGCATTCATGGCCTTGATCAGCTCACTGCAAGCAGGGGCACTGGCAGTCACCACCCAAAGGCACCTCTCAGTTTGGCTGCTCCGAGGAAGTATACAGATTGCAACCGTTCTTTTCGCG GGAGTGGGAGTATCGGGGATAGGATATGTGCTGATGACCTGGTGCATCGAGAAGAGAGGGCCGGTGTTCACTGCAGGCTTCTTGCCTCTCATTCAGATCATTGCTGGAGTCCTTGATCTCCTCGTCCTTCATGAACAGCTTTACGTGGGAAG TGTGGTAGGTGCTGCTCTTGTCATTGGAGGCCTCTATCTTCTGCTCTGGGGGAAGAGCAAGGAAGCATCGTCAGCTGCCATTTTATCAGAGAAAGGACTGGAAGAAGATAAGGAGACACAGGAAAATTTGTGA
- the LOC119319199 gene encoding WAT1-related protein At3g30340-like isoform X2 — protein sequence MLYEWKPVMGMLAFDLISAVMTALVKKALEQGLNRLVLVTLRQLVATIFLAPIAFFKERNTRPKLTLEILAYLFFSAVFGAALSQYTFFYGLQYTTATFAITFINLSPVLTFLIAVVMRMEPLKLKSMAGAAKITGTLTSLAGLLLLSLYKGVPLTHQAATSAPSPAAHHAAPSDSSGNRSWMLGTIALLFNCLCFSFWLLLQTKLTKKYPVIYSNTAIMFFISTLQGGAVTLAMERHVSLWMLTSKLEIVTVLYAGIVGSGAGYLIMTWCVEKKGPVFTAAFIPMMQIMVAIIDFFFLHEQIYLGSVLGSVLMILGLYLLLWGKKRDEASVSCTTTTDKQVDEPADDKP from the exons ATGCTCTAT GAGTGGAAGCCGGTGATGGGAATGCTGGCCTTCGACCTCATCTCTGCTGTGATGACGGCGCTGGTGAAGAAGGCTCTGGAGCAAGGGCTGAACCGCCTGGTCCTCGTCACCCTCCGGCAGCTGGTCGCCACCATCTTCCTTGCTCCAATAGCCTTTTTCAAAGAACG GAACACGAGGCCCAAGCTCACATTGGAGATCCTGGCGTACCTCTTCTTCAGCGCCGTGTTTGGCGCGGCGCTCTCGCAGTACACCTTCTTCTATGGCCTGCAGTACACCACCGCCACCTTTGCTATAACCTTCATCAACCTCTCTCCTGTGCTCACCTTCCTCATCGCCGTCGTGATGAGGATGGAgccgctgaagttgaagagcatggCGGGAGCTGCGAAGATCACCGGAACGCTCACGTCGCTGGCCGGCTTGCTGCTGCTGAGTCTCTACAAGGGTGTGCCGCTGACGCACCAGGCCGCCACTTCTGCACCTAGCCCAGCTGCTCACCATGCAGCACCCTCTGACAGCAGTGGCAACAGGAGCTGGATGCTGGGCACCATCGCGTTGCTGTTCAACTGCCTGTGCTTCTCCTTCTGGCTGCTACTGCAGACAAAGCTGACCAAGAAGTACCCGGTCATCTACTCGAATACTGCCATCATGTTCTTCATCAGCACTCTGCAGGGCGGGGCGGTCACCTTGGCGATGGAGAGACACGTGTCGCTCTGGATGCTGACCAGCAAGCTGGAGATCGTTACCGTCTTGTATGCA GGGATAGTCGGATCTGGAGCCGGGTACCTGATAATGACGTGGTGCGTGGAGAAGAAGGGCCCGGTCTTCACCGCAGCCTTCATCCCCATGATGCAGATTATGGTAGCCATCATTGATTTCTTCTTCCTCCATGAACAAATCTACCTTGGAAG CGTGCTAGGATCTGTACTGATGATACTGGGGCTCTATCTTTTGCTGTGGGGAAAGAAGAGGGATGAAGCATCTGTATCTTGTACCACTACCACTGACAAGCAAGTCGACGAACCAGCTGATGACAAGCCGTGA
- the LOC119319199 gene encoding WAT1-related protein At3g30340-like isoform X3, with amino-acid sequence MGMLAFDLISAVMTALVKKALEQGLNRLVLVTLRQLVATIFLAPIAFFKERNTRPKLTLEILAYLFFSAVFGAALSQYTFFYGLQYTTATFAITFINLSPVLTFLIAVVMRMEPLKLKSMAGAAKITGTLTSLAGLLLLSLYKGVPLTHQAATSAPSPAAHHAAPSDSSGNRSWMLGTIALLFNCLCFSFWLLLQTKLTKKYPVIYSNTAIMFFISTLQGGAVTLAMERHVSLWMLTSKLEIVTVLYAGIVGSGAGYLIMTWCVEKKGPVFTAAFIPMMQIMVAIIDFFFLHEQIYLGSVLGSVLMILGLYLLLWGKKRDEASVSCTTTTDKQVDEPADDKP; translated from the exons ATGGGAATGCTGGCCTTCGACCTCATCTCTGCTGTGATGACGGCGCTGGTGAAGAAGGCTCTGGAGCAAGGGCTGAACCGCCTGGTCCTCGTCACCCTCCGGCAGCTGGTCGCCACCATCTTCCTTGCTCCAATAGCCTTTTTCAAAGAACG GAACACGAGGCCCAAGCTCACATTGGAGATCCTGGCGTACCTCTTCTTCAGCGCCGTGTTTGGCGCGGCGCTCTCGCAGTACACCTTCTTCTATGGCCTGCAGTACACCACCGCCACCTTTGCTATAACCTTCATCAACCTCTCTCCTGTGCTCACCTTCCTCATCGCCGTCGTGATGAGGATGGAgccgctgaagttgaagagcatggCGGGAGCTGCGAAGATCACCGGAACGCTCACGTCGCTGGCCGGCTTGCTGCTGCTGAGTCTCTACAAGGGTGTGCCGCTGACGCACCAGGCCGCCACTTCTGCACCTAGCCCAGCTGCTCACCATGCAGCACCCTCTGACAGCAGTGGCAACAGGAGCTGGATGCTGGGCACCATCGCGTTGCTGTTCAACTGCCTGTGCTTCTCCTTCTGGCTGCTACTGCAGACAAAGCTGACCAAGAAGTACCCGGTCATCTACTCGAATACTGCCATCATGTTCTTCATCAGCACTCTGCAGGGCGGGGCGGTCACCTTGGCGATGGAGAGACACGTGTCGCTCTGGATGCTGACCAGCAAGCTGGAGATCGTTACCGTCTTGTATGCA GGGATAGTCGGATCTGGAGCCGGGTACCTGATAATGACGTGGTGCGTGGAGAAGAAGGGCCCGGTCTTCACCGCAGCCTTCATCCCCATGATGCAGATTATGGTAGCCATCATTGATTTCTTCTTCCTCCATGAACAAATCTACCTTGGAAG CGTGCTAGGATCTGTACTGATGATACTGGGGCTCTATCTTTTGCTGTGGGGAAAGAAGAGGGATGAAGCATCTGTATCTTGTACCACTACCACTGACAAGCAAGTCGACGAACCAGCTGATGACAAGCCGTGA